A window from Populus trichocarpa isolate Nisqually-1 chromosome 3, P.trichocarpa_v4.1, whole genome shotgun sequence encodes these proteins:
- the LOC7478362 gene encoding O-fucosyltransferase 13 isoform X1 → MITVSVKPLFTAIFTLSLFLAIVLLSPSSPFSSVPSNKQAGKSDIWGVKRLVDWRPCKWWIHGPRIALLAESNGYIRVDCYGGLNQMRRDFCDGVGIARLLNATLVLPKFEAAAYWNESSGFADVFDVDYFIQQMDGFIKVVKELPPEVALKEPFHVDCSKRKGQFDYIESVLPSLLKYQYISITPAMSQRRDRYPLNAKAALCQACYGSLRLTRTLEQKAAELLEAIPKPFLSLHLRFEPDMVAYSQCEYPGLSPASKEAIEAARGDRKPWTGELARTWRNRGKCPLTPNETAFIFQALSIPTNTNIYLAAGDGLMEIEGLKSIYTNVVTKSALLSGEDFLNMHGNTKAALDYFVSINSDFYVATFFGNMDKMVAAMRAYKGLHNTLFLSRRAYAELTSKGLDGKELMQALWLAHKEDYAMGRGSALPDCFCDFKS, encoded by the exons ATGATTACTGTCTCCGTGAAGCCATTGTTCACGGCCATCTTCACACTCTCGCTTTTCCTAGCTATCGTTTTGCTGTCTCCTTCTTCGCCGTTTTCATCGGTCCCTTCAAATAAACAAGC aggGAAATCGGACATATGGGGTGTTAAGAGGCTTGTGGATTGGAGGCCGTGCAAGTGGTGGATTCATGGACCTCGCATCG CCCTACTAGCAGAGAGTAATGGATATATCCGTGTGGATTGCTATGGTGGCCTCAATCAGATGAGACGAGAT TTCTGTGATGGCGTTGGCATTGCCCGCTTGTTAAATGCTACTCTGGTTTTGCCAAAGTTTGAAGCAGCTGCTTATTGGAATGAGTCAAG TGGATTTGCAGATGTATTTGATGTTGATTACTTCATTCAACAGATGGATGGCTTCATTAAAGTTGTTAAGGAACTGCCACCAGAGGTTGCATTAAAAGAACCCTTTCATGTAGACTGTagcaaaagaaaaggccaaTTTGATTACATTGAAAGTGTCCTTCCATCTTTATTGAAATACCAATATATTTCAATTACACCAGCAATGAGTCAAAGAAGGGACAG GTATCCTCTGAATGCAAAAGCTGCACTTTGTCAAGCTTGTTATGGTTCATTACGCCTTACAAGAACCCTGGAACAGAAAGCCGCAGAACTTCTGGAAGCTATACCAAAACCCTTTCTTTCGCTTCATCTTCGATTTGAACCTGACATGGTAGCATATAGCCAATGTGAATACCCAGGCCTTTCCCCTGCCTCCAAGGAAGCCATTGAAGCTGCAAGGGGAGACAGAAAACCATGGACTGGGGAGCTGGCTCGCACTTGGAGAAACCGAGGGAAGTGTCCCCTCACGCCTAACGAGACAGCCTTCATTTTTCAGGCACTTTCCATCCCTACGAACACAAATATATACCTTGCAGCTGGGGATGGCCTGATGGAAATTGAAggtttaaaatctatttacaccaACGTGGTCACCAAATCTGCACTTCTCAGTGGCGAGGATTTCCTAAATATGCACGGGAACACAAAAGCTGCACTGGATTATTTTGTATCAATCAACAGTGATTTTTACGTGGCTACTTTTTTCGGTAACATGGATAAGATGGTTGCTGCAATGCGAGCTTATAAGGGGTTGCATAATACCCTATTCCTAAGCCGGAGAGCTTATGCAGAGCTCACTTCTAAGGGCTTGGATGGGAAGGAGTTGATGCAAGCCTTATGGCTGGCTCACAAAGAAGATTATGCCATGGGAAGAGGGTCTGCTCTGCCTGACTGCTTTTGTGACTTCAAATCGTGA
- the LOC7478362 gene encoding O-fucosyltransferase 13 isoform X2 has protein sequence MRRDFCDGVGIARLLNATLVLPKFEAAAYWNESSGFADVFDVDYFIQQMDGFIKVVKELPPEVALKEPFHVDCSKRKGQFDYIESVLPSLLKYQYISITPAMSQRRDRYPLNAKAALCQACYGSLRLTRTLEQKAAELLEAIPKPFLSLHLRFEPDMVAYSQCEYPGLSPASKEAIEAARGDRKPWTGELARTWRNRGKCPLTPNETAFIFQALSIPTNTNIYLAAGDGLMEIEGLKSIYTNVVTKSALLSGEDFLNMHGNTKAALDYFVSINSDFYVATFFGNMDKMVAAMRAYKGLHNTLFLSRRAYAELTSKGLDGKELMQALWLAHKEDYAMGRGSALPDCFCDFKS, from the exons ATGAGACGAGAT TTCTGTGATGGCGTTGGCATTGCCCGCTTGTTAAATGCTACTCTGGTTTTGCCAAAGTTTGAAGCAGCTGCTTATTGGAATGAGTCAAG TGGATTTGCAGATGTATTTGATGTTGATTACTTCATTCAACAGATGGATGGCTTCATTAAAGTTGTTAAGGAACTGCCACCAGAGGTTGCATTAAAAGAACCCTTTCATGTAGACTGTagcaaaagaaaaggccaaTTTGATTACATTGAAAGTGTCCTTCCATCTTTATTGAAATACCAATATATTTCAATTACACCAGCAATGAGTCAAAGAAGGGACAG GTATCCTCTGAATGCAAAAGCTGCACTTTGTCAAGCTTGTTATGGTTCATTACGCCTTACAAGAACCCTGGAACAGAAAGCCGCAGAACTTCTGGAAGCTATACCAAAACCCTTTCTTTCGCTTCATCTTCGATTTGAACCTGACATGGTAGCATATAGCCAATGTGAATACCCAGGCCTTTCCCCTGCCTCCAAGGAAGCCATTGAAGCTGCAAGGGGAGACAGAAAACCATGGACTGGGGAGCTGGCTCGCACTTGGAGAAACCGAGGGAAGTGTCCCCTCACGCCTAACGAGACAGCCTTCATTTTTCAGGCACTTTCCATCCCTACGAACACAAATATATACCTTGCAGCTGGGGATGGCCTGATGGAAATTGAAggtttaaaatctatttacaccaACGTGGTCACCAAATCTGCACTTCTCAGTGGCGAGGATTTCCTAAATATGCACGGGAACACAAAAGCTGCACTGGATTATTTTGTATCAATCAACAGTGATTTTTACGTGGCTACTTTTTTCGGTAACATGGATAAGATGGTTGCTGCAATGCGAGCTTATAAGGGGTTGCATAATACCCTATTCCTAAGCCGGAGAGCTTATGCAGAGCTCACTTCTAAGGGCTTGGATGGGAAGGAGTTGATGCAAGCCTTATGGCTGGCTCACAAAGAAGATTATGCCATGGGAAGAGGGTCTGCTCTGCCTGACTGCTTTTGTGACTTCAAATCGTGA
- the LOC7478361 gene encoding pentatricopeptide repeat-containing protein At1g80150, mitochondrial isoform X2 → MLSLRNTRRFCNFAASVALSRSPAAVSNRIQNQNQKPLEEPALVKLKAERDPEKLFNLFKANAENRLVVENRFAFEDTVSRLAGANRFDYIEHLLEHQKPLPQGRREGFMVRIIMLYGKAGMIKHAIDTFYNMHLHGCKRTVKSVNAALKVLTGTRDLAAIEAFVNEAPKKFDIELDIFSVNIIVKALCETGNLDKAYLLMVEMEKSGVRPDVITYTTLMSAFYKNNRSEIGNGLWNLMVLKGCLPNLATFNVRIQYLVNIRRAWHANDVMRLMLKIGIVPDEVTYNLVIKGFFQTGKLEMAKMVYFSLRGKGHKFNVKVYQTMVHYLCKGGEFDLAYTMCRDCMRNNWFLNVDTIHTLLEGLKKNGQLNKAKVIVTLAQKRVPPFPSSHLRSLQAVLSRS, encoded by the coding sequence ATGCTCTCTCTGCGAAACACTCGCAGATTCTGCAACTTTGCTGCTTCCGTTGCATTAAGTCGTAGTCCTGCAGCTGTATCTAACCGCATTCAGAATCAAAACCAGAAACCTTTGGAGGAACCTGCACTTGTTAAGCTTAAAGCTGAGAGAGACCCTGAAAAGCTATTTAATCTTTTCAAGGCCAATGCTGAGAATAGGCTTGTTGTGGAGAATCGGTTTGCATTTGAAGATACCGTTTCTCGCTTGGCTGGTGCTAACAGGTTTGATTACATTGAGCATTTACTTGAGCACCAGAAGCCTCTTCCACAAGGTAGGCGCGAAGGGTTCATGGTGAGGATTATAATGTTGTATGGAAAGGCTGGAATGATAAAGCATGCTATTGATACTTTCTATAATATGCATTTGCACGGCTGTAAAAGGACTGTTAAATCCGTCAATGCTGCACTGAAGGTTTTGACTGGAACCCGTGATTTAGCAGCAATCGAGGCCTTTGTTAATGAGGCGCCGAAGAAGTTTGATATTGAGCTAGACATATTTTCTGTTAACATCATTGTTAAGGCTTTATGTGAAACGGGAAATTTGGATAAAGCATATTTGCTCATGGTAGAGATGGAAAAGTCAGGGGTAAGGCCAGATGTCATCACATACACCACACTTATGTCAGCATTTTATAAGAACAACAGGTCAGAGATTGGCAATGGATTGTGGAATCTTATGGTGCTTAAAGGATGTTTACCCAATCTTGCAACATTTAATGTTAGAATTCAGTATTTGGTCAACATAAGACGGGCATGGCATGCAAATGATGTGATGCGTTTGATGCTAAAAATTGGGATTGTGCCTGATGAGGTTACATATAATTTGGTTATAAAAGGCTTTTTCCAGACTGGTAAACTTGAGATGGCCAAAATGGTGTATTTTTCTTTACGTGGCAAGGGgcataaatttaatgttaaagtttACCAAACAATGGTTCATTATTTATGCAAGGGTGGGGAGTTTGATTTGGCTTATACAATGTGTAGAGATTGCATGAGGAATAACTGGTTTTTGAATGTGGATACCATTCATACGCTGCTTGAAGGGCTGAAGAAGAATGGGCAGCTTAACAAGGCTAAGGTGATCGTGACTTTAGCTCAGAAGAGAGTGCCTCCTTTTCCTTCAAGTCATTTGCGTTCCTTGCAAGCTGTATTGTCTAGAAGTTGA
- the LOC7478361 gene encoding pentatricopeptide repeat-containing protein At1g80150, mitochondrial isoform X1, which produces MLSLRNTRRFCNFAASVALSRSPAAVSNRIQNQNQKPLEEPALVKLKAERDPEKLFNLFKANAENRLVVENRFAFEDTVSRLAGANRFDYIEHLLEHQKPLPQGRREGFMVRIIMLYGKAGMIKHAIDTFYNMHLHGCKRTVKSVNAALKVLTGTRDLAAIEAFVNEAPKKFDIELDIFSVNIIVKALCETGNLDKAYLLMVEMEKSGVRPDVITYTTLMSAFYKNNRSEIGNGLWNLMVLKGCLPNLATFNVRIQYLVNIRRAWHANDVMRLMLKIGIVPDEVTYNLVIKGFFQTGKLEMAKMVYFSLRGKGHKFNVKVYQTMVHYLCKGGEFDLAYTMCRDCMRNNWFLNVDTIHTLLEGLKKNGQLNKAKFQLTKSWLTSQKSVLSLCYLLLRCQHWTKVANQNWHSLKGKRGVLEKGYCCEVMG; this is translated from the exons ATGCTCTCTCTGCGAAACACTCGCAGATTCTGCAACTTTGCTGCTTCCGTTGCATTAAGTCGTAGTCCTGCAGCTGTATCTAACCGCATTCAGAATCAAAACCAGAAACCTTTGGAGGAACCTGCACTTGTTAAGCTTAAAGCTGAGAGAGACCCTGAAAAGCTATTTAATCTTTTCAAGGCCAATGCTGAGAATAGGCTTGTTGTGGAGAATCGGTTTGCATTTGAAGATACCGTTTCTCGCTTGGCTGGTGCTAACAGGTTTGATTACATTGAGCATTTACTTGAGCACCAGAAGCCTCTTCCACAAGGTAGGCGCGAAGGGTTCATGGTGAGGATTATAATGTTGTATGGAAAGGCTGGAATGATAAAGCATGCTATTGATACTTTCTATAATATGCATTTGCACGGCTGTAAAAGGACTGTTAAATCCGTCAATGCTGCACTGAAGGTTTTGACTGGAACCCGTGATTTAGCAGCAATCGAGGCCTTTGTTAATGAGGCGCCGAAGAAGTTTGATATTGAGCTAGACATATTTTCTGTTAACATCATTGTTAAGGCTTTATGTGAAACGGGAAATTTGGATAAAGCATATTTGCTCATGGTAGAGATGGAAAAGTCAGGGGTAAGGCCAGATGTCATCACATACACCACACTTATGTCAGCATTTTATAAGAACAACAGGTCAGAGATTGGCAATGGATTGTGGAATCTTATGGTGCTTAAAGGATGTTTACCCAATCTTGCAACATTTAATGTTAGAATTCAGTATTTGGTCAACATAAGACGGGCATGGCATGCAAATGATGTGATGCGTTTGATGCTAAAAATTGGGATTGTGCCTGATGAGGTTACATATAATTTGGTTATAAAAGGCTTTTTCCAGACTGGTAAACTTGAGATGGCCAAAATGGTGTATTTTTCTTTACGTGGCAAGGGgcataaatttaatgttaaagtttACCAAACAATGGTTCATTATTTATGCAAGGGTGGGGAGTTTGATTTGGCTTATACAATGTGTAGAGATTGCATGAGGAATAACTGGTTTTTGAATGTGGATACCATTCATACGCTGCTTGAAGGGCTGAAGAAGAATGGGCAGCTTAACAAGGCTAAG TTTCAATTGACGAAGAGCTGGTTAACCAGCCAAAAGAGTGTGTTATCTCTTTGTTATCTATTGCTTAGATGCCAGCATTG GACAAAAGTTGCAAATCAAAATTGGCACAGCCTGAAAGGGAAGAGAGGAGTGCTGGAGAAAGGATACTGTTGTGAAGTAATGGGGTGA